A single genomic interval of Aureliella helgolandensis harbors:
- a CDS encoding DUF1579 family protein, with translation MTQPQHFDKLIGAWRGICNTWFEPGQLADTSQVSGNITAVFDGQFVRHTYDGTLRGEPRQGEEMLAFNSVTQLFQSSWIDSFHMRDAILFSQGPSTAQGFAVHGAYDVAQNLPQWGWKTEYRFANNDELIITAYNVSPEGEEAKAVETHYHRVPSPTTAIR, from the coding sequence ATGACTCAGCCACAGCATTTCGACAAACTGATAGGAGCGTGGAGAGGGATTTGCAACACATGGTTCGAACCGGGCCAACTCGCAGACACCTCACAGGTCTCTGGCAACATCACCGCAGTGTTTGACGGCCAGTTTGTTCGCCACACTTATGATGGCACACTTCGTGGAGAACCGCGGCAGGGCGAAGAAATGCTGGCGTTCAATTCTGTAACTCAGTTGTTTCAATCCTCTTGGATCGATAGCTTCCACATGCGCGATGCAATCCTTTTTTCACAAGGTCCATCGACCGCTCAAGGCTTCGCAGTGCACGGCGCCTACGACGTTGCCCAGAACCTACCTCAGTGGGGTTGGAAGACCGAATATCGATTTGCCAATAACGACGAACTCATCATCACGGCATACAACGTAAGTCCCGAGGGAGAAGAAGCCAAAGCAGTGGAGACGCATTACCATCGAGTCCCGTCTCCTACAACGGCCATTCGATAA
- a CDS encoding alginate export family protein → MHVRLIGTVLALASGSGILLSHSPLHAQTFNYSLAVNAQPSASDRVLGEQSPGQEISPSSTTTAPTYQLISTAPQPAKPQVTGLGAYPGVFYANDYSYLRNPAYSGPYFPGDALKGLDNGKLDLGGEYRTRFHHENNHRGFGLTGVDDEFWLSRLRLFANYRVNDTVRFYGEFLYADSSGESSPARAIEENRGDAQNLFFDVKLLDTGAEKISARLGRQELLLGAQRLVSPLDWANTRRTFDGYRLTYSSDDWEIDGFYTNPVSRVPATAGSFDWDSADTDQHFFGTYLSRKGLDIGTLDVYYLGYDNENANFAYHTLGSRLAGKNDLFLYDFEGGTQFGENSNGSGHGAGFVTGGLGKQLTVCSWKPTLWAYYDWASGGGADAIGVGDNGFHHNFPLAHKYNGFMDLFGRRNLNDVNVQLTTPVGKRVNMMLWYHYFFLDQATTPYSVAMQPYNTTDLAASKDLGHEIDYVCSINLNERNSVLLGYSFFNAGEYYQSTPNVQSQADADFFYFQYQTQF, encoded by the coding sequence ATGCACGTACGCCTAATAGGTACCGTTTTGGCGTTGGCCAGTGGCAGCGGAATACTGCTGTCCCATTCACCGCTACACGCTCAGACCTTCAATTACTCGCTCGCCGTAAATGCACAGCCTTCAGCGTCAGATCGCGTGCTGGGAGAGCAGTCTCCGGGACAGGAAATCTCGCCTTCCTCCACGACGACGGCCCCCACCTACCAACTCATCAGCACGGCTCCCCAACCAGCCAAGCCCCAAGTCACCGGGCTCGGAGCCTATCCGGGAGTCTTCTATGCCAACGACTACAGCTACCTCCGCAATCCCGCCTACTCGGGGCCCTACTTTCCAGGTGATGCACTGAAGGGCCTGGACAACGGAAAGCTCGATTTGGGGGGAGAATATCGAACACGATTTCATCACGAAAACAACCATCGCGGATTTGGACTAACCGGAGTCGATGACGAGTTCTGGCTATCGCGACTGCGGTTGTTTGCGAACTATCGCGTCAATGATACCGTTCGCTTTTATGGTGAATTCCTTTACGCTGACTCCAGCGGAGAATCCAGCCCGGCACGTGCCATTGAAGAGAATCGTGGTGATGCCCAAAACCTGTTCTTCGATGTCAAACTACTGGATACCGGTGCTGAAAAAATCAGTGCACGACTTGGAAGGCAAGAGCTGCTCCTGGGCGCCCAGCGACTTGTCTCACCTCTGGACTGGGCCAACACACGGCGAACTTTCGATGGCTACCGGTTGACCTACAGTAGCGATGATTGGGAGATCGATGGGTTCTACACGAATCCAGTCTCACGCGTTCCCGCCACGGCAGGCTCCTTCGATTGGGACAGTGCCGACACCGATCAACACTTCTTTGGAACCTACTTGAGTCGCAAGGGGCTGGACATCGGAACTCTCGATGTTTATTACCTCGGTTACGACAACGAGAATGCCAACTTCGCCTACCACACGTTGGGGAGTCGCTTGGCCGGCAAAAACGATCTGTTTCTATACGACTTCGAAGGCGGGACCCAGTTCGGAGAGAACTCCAACGGTTCTGGACACGGTGCCGGATTCGTCACTGGCGGTCTCGGCAAACAACTAACAGTTTGCAGCTGGAAACCAACGCTATGGGCCTATTATGATTGGGCTTCGGGCGGAGGTGCAGATGCGATCGGCGTGGGCGACAATGGGTTTCACCACAACTTCCCGCTCGCGCATAAATACAACGGCTTCATGGACCTCTTCGGGCGTCGCAACTTGAACGATGTCAATGTGCAATTGACCACTCCGGTAGGCAAACGCGTCAATATGATGCTGTGGTACCACTACTTCTTCTTGGACCAAGCCACGACGCCCTACAGCGTTGCCATGCAACCCTACAACACAACCGACCTAGCGGCCTCCAAAGACCTGGGGCATGAAATTGATTACGTGTGCTCCATCAACCTGAATGAACGCAATTCAGTGTTACTGGGTTACTCGTTCTTCAATGCTGGTGAGTACTACCAATCGACACCCAACGTTCAGTCACAAGCCGACGCAGACTTCTTTTACTTCCAATATCAAACGCAGTTCTAG
- a CDS encoding CmpA/NrtA family ABC transporter substrate-binding protein yields the protein MFKWRNVAEFWGMLLVLIVVGCGRSVTTLAELEKAATALDLSPAEIDWEAVAGGELLDVEKSTLKFGFIKLTDCAPLVIAKEKGYFEEEGLNVEIEAQSNWKVLLDRVIDGQLDGAHMLAGQPIGATIGFGTKAHIITAYSLDYNGNAITVSNDIWKQMQEVEPALKSPHPPHPITAHALKPIVEGYRQAGKDFNMGMVFPVSTHNYELRYWLAAAGIHPGYYTQENIAGTLDAEVVLSVTPPPQMPATLEAGTILGYCVGEPWNQQAVVKGIGVPITTNYDIWKNNPEKVFGVSADWDAKYPNTHLAVVKALIRAGKWLDETNEAGELVNRPEAVEILSRKDYVGADAAVIAKSMTGSFVFQPTDVRPMAEFNVFFSGFASYPHYSDCVWFLTQMRRWGQITEAHPEEWYSEVAREVYKPEIYRQAAELLILDGKLTEADIPLASYEGYRPASNEFIDGNSYDGRDPLGYLQSFEIGIKD from the coding sequence ATGTTCAAGTGGAGAAACGTTGCAGAGTTCTGGGGGATGCTCCTGGTTCTAATCGTAGTCGGATGTGGTCGGTCGGTAACGACGCTCGCCGAACTGGAAAAAGCGGCTACTGCGCTCGATCTCTCGCCGGCGGAAATTGATTGGGAAGCAGTCGCTGGCGGCGAGCTCTTAGATGTTGAAAAATCGACGCTCAAATTCGGGTTCATTAAATTGACTGACTGCGCTCCTTTGGTGATCGCCAAGGAGAAGGGGTACTTCGAAGAAGAGGGGCTGAATGTCGAGATCGAAGCTCAATCCAACTGGAAAGTGCTGCTAGACCGCGTGATCGATGGTCAGTTGGACGGAGCTCACATGTTGGCAGGGCAGCCCATTGGAGCCACCATTGGTTTTGGGACTAAGGCGCACATCATCACTGCCTATAGTCTCGATTACAACGGTAACGCGATCACGGTCAGTAATGATATCTGGAAGCAAATGCAGGAAGTCGAGCCTGCACTTAAAAGTCCACATCCACCGCACCCGATTACTGCTCACGCCCTCAAGCCAATTGTTGAGGGGTATCGGCAGGCGGGCAAGGATTTCAACATGGGAATGGTCTTCCCGGTTAGCACGCATAACTACGAGTTGCGCTATTGGTTGGCTGCTGCGGGAATTCACCCAGGCTACTACACGCAAGAGAATATTGCCGGAACGCTGGATGCTGAAGTGGTATTGTCGGTAACACCTCCCCCGCAAATGCCAGCTACGTTAGAAGCTGGAACCATTCTGGGATACTGCGTTGGGGAGCCGTGGAATCAGCAGGCTGTTGTCAAGGGGATCGGCGTACCGATCACGACCAATTACGACATTTGGAAGAATAACCCAGAGAAGGTGTTCGGCGTTTCGGCCGATTGGGATGCCAAGTATCCCAACACGCATCTAGCTGTGGTTAAGGCGCTTATCCGGGCTGGGAAATGGCTGGACGAGACCAACGAAGCGGGCGAGTTGGTCAATCGACCGGAAGCTGTGGAAATACTAAGCCGCAAGGACTATGTCGGTGCTGACGCGGCGGTAATCGCTAAGAGTATGACTGGATCCTTTGTGTTTCAGCCAACGGATGTGCGTCCCATGGCAGAGTTTAATGTGTTCTTCAGCGGATTCGCCAGCTACCCACACTACAGTGACTGCGTCTGGTTCTTAACGCAGATGCGACGTTGGGGGCAGATCACCGAGGCGCACCCTGAGGAGTGGTATTCAGAGGTGGCGCGTGAAGTCTACAAGCCTGAGATTTATCGCCAAGCAGCAGAGCTTCTGATACTGGATGGCAAATTGACAGAAGCGGACATTCCCCTGGCAAGTTACGAGGGGTATCGTCCCGCTTCGAACGAATTCATCGACGGCAATAGCTATGACGGCCGAGATCCGTTGGGATATTTGCAGAGTTTTGAGATTGGGATCAAAGACTGA
- a CDS encoding PEP-CTERM sorting domain-containing protein (PEP-CTERM proteins occur, often in large numbers, in the proteomes of bacteria that also encode an exosortase, a predicted intramembrane cysteine proteinase. The presence of a PEP-CTERM domain at a protein's C-terminus predicts cleavage within the sorting domain, followed by covalent anchoring to some some component of the (usually Gram-negative) cell surface. Many PEP-CTERM proteins exhibit an unusual sequence composition that includes large numbers of potential glycosylation sites. Expression of one such protein has been shown restore the ability of a bacterium to form floc, a type of biofilm.) — translation MVLSKPLFVFAVSFSAVALMSHSAAADYTYGIDLQQIGAPEVDGAVSIELLLREIDDGLGTGSDVALANGSGVFGFGIRLERTSGDARLNSFRIADGFSFFGVNPSPNPIENEFLWELNVTSSNPFAASPGFGTKLASFSLGTVKITPGEEDSIFTVGNLTKPLPNNLSLGKDLLSQRADRVSDYGQLTVTGVPEPSSSWLILLGASVFLGRRRSGNRIG, via the coding sequence ATGGTACTCTCGAAACCCCTGTTTGTCTTCGCCGTCAGCTTTTCGGCAGTTGCCTTAATGAGCCATAGCGCAGCCGCAGATTATACCTATGGGATCGACTTGCAACAGATTGGTGCTCCTGAGGTGGATGGTGCCGTCTCCATCGAACTGCTTCTACGCGAAATCGACGATGGTCTAGGCACCGGATCAGATGTTGCGTTAGCCAATGGTAGCGGTGTGTTTGGATTTGGCATTCGATTGGAACGTACCAGTGGTGACGCACGCTTGAACAGCTTTCGCATTGCCGATGGCTTTAGTTTCTTTGGAGTAAATCCGTCGCCCAATCCGATCGAAAATGAATTCTTATGGGAGTTGAACGTCACGTCATCGAATCCTTTTGCCGCTTCACCTGGTTTCGGTACCAAGCTTGCATCATTCTCTCTAGGGACCGTCAAAATCACTCCAGGAGAGGAGGATTCAATTTTCACGGTCGGAAACTTAACGAAACCTTTGCCCAATAATTTGTCCTTGGGGAAAGATTTACTAAGTCAACGCGCTGACCGTGTCTCGGACTACGGCCAGCTCACTGTTACTGGCGTGCCGGAGCCGAGTTCCAGTTGGCTGATTCTGCTCGGTGCATCGGTCTTCCTGGGACGTCGAAGATCGGGGAACCGTATCGGTTAG